Proteins encoded together in one Hymenobacter monticola window:
- a CDS encoding NAD-dependent epimerase/dehydratase family protein: MTPTSGDPATSVLPGSVLVIGACGQLGLELVAALRQRYAPHLVVAADVRPPKDPNMLAGGPFELLDVLDRTRLDKLIRQYRPKQIYHLAALLSATAEKNPLFGWQLNMDGLLIVLEAAVAHGVAQVYWPSSIAVFGPDTPRDNTPQVTIMNPNTVYGISKLAGEQWCEWYHRKHGLDVRSLRYPGLIGYKSLPGGGTTDYAVDIYHKAVAGENYECFLEEDTYLPMMYMPDALKATLDLMHAPAEQIKVRTSYNLGAMSFSPAEITASIQKHVPGFEVTYKPDARQQIANSWPASIDDAKARQDWGWQPDFDLDKMTADMLLHLKQMQPA; this comes from the coding sequence ATGACCCCCACTTCCGGCGACCCCGCTACTTCTGTTTTACCCGGCTCGGTGCTGGTCATTGGCGCCTGCGGGCAGCTGGGCCTGGAGCTGGTGGCCGCCCTGCGCCAGCGCTACGCCCCCCACCTGGTGGTAGCCGCCGACGTGCGCCCGCCCAAAGACCCCAACATGCTGGCCGGCGGCCCCTTCGAGCTGCTCGACGTGCTCGACCGCACCCGCCTCGACAAGCTCATCCGCCAGTACCGGCCCAAGCAGATTTACCACCTCGCCGCGCTGCTCTCGGCCACGGCCGAGAAAAATCCGCTCTTCGGCTGGCAGCTGAACATGGACGGCCTGCTCATCGTGCTCGAAGCGGCCGTGGCCCACGGCGTGGCCCAGGTGTACTGGCCCAGCTCCATCGCCGTGTTCGGGCCCGACACGCCGCGCGATAACACGCCGCAGGTCACCATCATGAACCCCAACACGGTGTACGGCATCAGCAAGCTGGCCGGCGAGCAGTGGTGCGAGTGGTACCACCGCAAGCACGGGCTGGATGTGCGCAGCCTGCGCTACCCCGGCCTCATCGGCTACAAGAGCCTGCCCGGCGGCGGCACCACCGACTACGCCGTCGACATCTACCACAAGGCCGTGGCCGGCGAAAACTACGAGTGCTTCCTCGAAGAAGACACCTACCTGCCCATGATGTACATGCCCGACGCCCTTAAGGCCACACTGGACCTCATGCACGCTCCGGCCGAGCAAATCAAGGTGCGCACCAGCTACAACCTGGGGGCCATGAGCTTCTCGCCGGCCGAAATCACGGCCAGCATTCAGAAGCACGTGCCCGGGTTTGAAGTCACCTACAAACCCGATGCCCGCCAGCAAATCGCCAACTCCTGGCCCGCCAGCATCGACGACGCCAAGGCCCGCCAGGACTGGGGCTGGCAGCCCGATTTCGACCTCGACAAAATGACGGCCGACATGCTGCTGCATTTGAAGCAGATGCAGCCGGCTTGA
- a CDS encoding BLUF domain-containing protein encodes MPESSPLYSLLYRSEASRAVHEVTLGTLVRKARLYNQQARITGMLLYAKGHFLQLLEGPEPALSDLYARINDDKRHYDVTTLSYGAIELRSFGRWPLAYASVDAAFLDKVAKCLPQPTTVGLTAPPCPEVAQLLRDFAKEHDQAAH; translated from the coding sequence ATGCCTGAATCCTCTCCCCTCTACTCGCTGCTTTACCGCAGCGAGGCTTCCCGTGCTGTGCACGAAGTCACCCTCGGCACGCTGGTGCGCAAGGCCCGCCTCTACAACCAGCAGGCCCGCATCACCGGCATGCTGCTCTACGCCAAGGGCCATTTTCTGCAGCTGCTCGAAGGCCCCGAGCCCGCCCTGAGCGACTTGTACGCCCGCATCAACGACGACAAGCGGCACTACGACGTGACCACGCTCTCGTATGGGGCCATCGAGTTGCGCTCGTTCGGCCGCTGGCCCCTGGCCTACGCGTCGGTCGATGCCGCTTTTCTGGACAAAGTGGCCAAGTGCCTGCCTCAGCCCACCACGGTGGGACTCACAGCTCCCCCCTGCCCCGAGGTGGCCCAGCTGCTGCGCGACTTTGCCAAGGAGCACGACCAGGCCGCGCATTAG
- a CDS encoding patatin-like phospholipase family protein has translation MTTRLASLFFLLSALLCGTSAHAQTPPYRNLVMEGGGIRGIAYGGALQELEQRGVLAGIRRVGGTSAGAIQAALLAVGYSAQEIIDVVNATPVQRLNDGRFIFFGGTHRLITQYGWYRGDEFATYLSELVARKTQNPNLTLAELHALAQKEPSRFRDLYTTGTNLTQQRVQVFSHETNPTMRVADAVRISMSIPLYFRAVLLDAQNNVITGDPAPGQPTQVLVDGGLLANYPVDLFDYPRYLPAGFTGPTDARGRVYNPETLGLRLDRAEQIPLDASPTGRQQLAPYDIQDFNSYLAALYTVALENLNPVQPADQRRTINIDFLNFSPKIKRISDAQKKQLMDSGRRGVQAFMARQAGK, from the coding sequence ATGACGACCCGGCTGGCTTCCCTGTTTTTTCTATTGAGTGCATTGCTGTGCGGCACTTCCGCACACGCCCAAACCCCGCCCTACCGCAACCTGGTGATGGAGGGCGGCGGCATCCGCGGCATTGCCTACGGCGGCGCCCTGCAGGAGCTGGAGCAGCGTGGGGTGCTGGCCGGTATCCGGCGGGTGGGCGGCACCTCGGCCGGCGCCATTCAGGCGGCGCTGCTGGCGGTGGGCTACTCGGCCCAGGAAATCATTGATGTGGTGAACGCCACACCCGTGCAGCGGCTCAACGACGGCCGCTTCATCTTTTTCGGGGGCACGCACCGGCTTATCACCCAATACGGCTGGTACCGGGGCGACGAGTTTGCCACCTACCTCAGCGAGTTGGTGGCCCGCAAAACGCAAAACCCCAACCTCACCCTGGCCGAACTGCACGCATTGGCGCAGAAAGAGCCCAGCCGCTTCCGCGACCTCTACACCACCGGCACCAACCTCACCCAACAGCGCGTGCAGGTGTTCAGCCACGAAACCAACCCCACCATGCGCGTGGCCGATGCCGTGCGCATCAGCATGAGCATTCCGCTCTACTTCCGGGCCGTGCTGCTCGATGCCCAAAACAACGTCATCACCGGCGACCCGGCCCCCGGCCAGCCCACGCAGGTGCTCGTCGACGGCGGCCTGCTGGCCAATTACCCCGTCGACTTATTCGACTACCCGCGCTACCTGCCCGCCGGTTTCACTGGCCCCACCGATGCCCGCGGCCGCGTCTACAACCCCGAAACCCTGGGCCTACGCCTCGACCGCGCCGAGCAGATTCCGCTCGACGCCTCCCCCACCGGCCGCCAGCAGCTCGCGCCCTACGACATCCAGGACTTCAACTCCTATCTGGCCGCTCTCTACACCGTGGCCCTCGAAAACCTCAACCCCGTGCAGCCCGCCGACCAGCGCCGCACGATAAATATTGATTTTCTGAACTTCAGCCCAAAAATTAAGCGGATTTCGGACGCCCAGAAAAAGCAGCTGATGGACAGCGGAAGGCGGGGCGTGCAGGCGTTTATGGCACGGCAGGCAGGCAAATAA
- the kbl gene encoding glycine C-acetyltransferase — protein MYATLQPDLQQQLQEIKDAGLFKKERIITSPQGAEIETNEAGDVLNFCANNYLGLSSHPEVIKAAKDTIDTHGYGMSSVRFICGTQDIHKELEAKLAEFLGTEDTILYAAAFDANGGVFEPLFNEQDAIISDALNHASIIDGVRLCKAQRYRYAHNDMADLEKQLQDAQSKGTRHRIIVTDGSFSMDGTIAQLDKICDLADKYQALVMIDECHSMGFLGKTGRGTHEYRNVLGRVDIITGTLGKALGGAMGGFTSGRKEIIDMLRQRSRPYLFSNTLAPAIVGASLRVLELLTESTKLRDQLEENTKYFRQQMTAAGFDITPGEHPIVPVMLYDAKLAQEFAAKMLDEGIYVVGFYYPVVPQGKARIRVQLSAAHTRAHLDKAIAAFEKVGHELGTLKDRAAADAAPTGPQVVTNTP, from the coding sequence ATGTACGCCACCCTCCAGCCCGACCTGCAGCAGCAGCTGCAGGAAATCAAAGATGCCGGCCTTTTCAAGAAGGAGCGCATCATCACCTCGCCCCAAGGCGCCGAGATTGAAACCAACGAGGCCGGCGACGTGCTGAACTTCTGCGCCAACAATTACCTCGGCCTGAGCTCGCACCCCGAGGTCATCAAAGCCGCCAAAGACACCATCGACACGCACGGCTACGGCATGTCGTCGGTGCGCTTCATCTGTGGCACGCAGGACATTCATAAGGAGCTGGAAGCCAAGCTGGCCGAGTTTCTGGGCACCGAGGACACCATCCTCTACGCCGCCGCTTTCGACGCCAACGGCGGCGTGTTCGAGCCGCTGTTCAACGAGCAGGACGCCATCATTTCCGATGCCCTGAACCACGCCAGCATCATCGACGGCGTGCGCCTGTGCAAGGCCCAGCGCTACCGCTACGCCCACAACGACATGGCCGACCTGGAGAAGCAGCTGCAGGACGCCCAGTCCAAGGGCACGCGTCACCGCATCATCGTCACGGACGGCTCGTTCTCGATGGACGGCACCATTGCCCAGCTCGACAAAATCTGCGACCTGGCCGACAAATACCAAGCCCTGGTGATGATAGACGAGTGCCACTCGATGGGCTTCCTGGGCAAAACGGGGCGCGGCACCCACGAGTACCGCAACGTGCTGGGCCGCGTCGACATCATCACCGGCACGCTGGGCAAGGCCCTGGGCGGAGCCATGGGCGGCTTCACCTCGGGCCGCAAGGAAATCATCGACATGCTGCGCCAGCGCAGCCGCCCCTACCTGTTCTCGAACACGCTGGCCCCGGCCATTGTGGGCGCCAGCCTGCGCGTGCTGGAGCTGCTGACCGAAAGCACGAAGCTGCGCGACCAGCTCGAAGAAAACACCAAATACTTCCGCCAGCAGATGACCGCCGCCGGCTTCGACATCACGCCCGGCGAGCACCCCATCGTGCCCGTCATGCTTTACGACGCCAAGCTGGCCCAGGAGTTTGCCGCCAAGATGCTCGACGAAGGCATCTACGTGGTGGGCTTCTACTACCCCGTGGTGCCGCAGGGCAAGGCCCGCATCCGGGTGCAGCTAAGCGCCGCGCACACCCGCGCGCACCTCGACAAGGCCATTGCCGCCTTCGAGAAAGTAGGCCACGAGCTGGGCACGCTCAAGGACCGCGCCGCAGCTGATGCCGCGCCTACCGGCCCGCAGGTGGTGACGAACACGCCGTGA